A window of Chryseobacterium shandongense genomic DNA:
GATGAATAATCCTTTCGGAACCGTTTTTAATCCCTTTTCTATCAGCAATGCTGTAAAAAGGCTTCATGATGCAGAATTTTATCATGAGGACGAATTAATCACGTTTAACGACGAATTCATTTCTCTCGATCATCACACCAGTTTTGATACAAGATATATTCACCAGACATTAAATAAAATCAATGCTCAGATTGAAGAAGGAAATACGTTTCTACAGGAAAGCGATTGGGTGATTATCACGTACGGAAGTTCTTTCATCTATGAATTTCTTCCCAAAAAAAAGCTGGTAGCCAACTGTCATAAAATTCCACAGAAATTCTTCGAAAAAAGATTGCTGAGCCATCAGGAAATTACAGATTCCATATATAATACCATTCTGAATTTGAATGATATCTGCAAGGACGATGTTCAGATTCTCTTTACAGTTTCTCCGGTTCGGCATACGAAAGATGGAATGATTGAAAATCAATTAAGTAAATCTAAACTCATTACGGCAGTTCATGAAGCGATTCAGCAGTTTGAAAATTGCTATTATCTTCCGGTGTATGAAATGGTCATGGATGACTTAAGAGATTATCGTTTTTATAAAGAAGATATGATACATCCGAATAATCAGGCGGTAAATTATATCTTTGAAAAATTCGGGAATGCTTATTTTGGTGATGAAACCAAAGGTTTTATCAAAGAAAATTTTAAAATCAACAAAGCGCTGGAACACAGAACAGACGATGAAAAAGATCCAAAGTATATCGAATTTAAAGAAAAGCTAAACCAAAAAATTGAAGCACAACGGCAGAAAGTAAAACATAAAATATTTCCCAATGCCTGATTTTACCACAATCGAATACCTGAAATCAGGAAATGAAAGACAACAAAAAGCCTATCAGCTTCTTTCAAAATATCGCTTCTTTGAAAAATTAAAAGCATATTCCCCAATTTTAGCAGGAACAATTCCTATTGAAATTGATATTGAAGGAAGCGACCTTGATATCATCTGTGAAGTTGATGTCAGCTTTGAGGAAGGTTTTTTAGATGAACTGATGTTGAGTAAATGTATTCCGGGAAATACAGATGTTCGGGTAAATTATCCGATGATAGACGGCGAAAAATGTATCGTTCTTAGTTTTATTTTGGAGGGTTTTCCCATTGAAATTTTCGGACAAAATAAACCGACGATACAGCAGAACGCCTATCTTCACATGATTGCAGAATATCGGATTCTAAAGGAAAAAGGAGAAGATTTTAAACAAAAAATAATACAATTAAAACAACAGGGAATGAAAACGGAGCCCGCTTTCGGGTTGTTATTAGGACTTGACAATCCTTACGAAGACCTGTTAAAAATGTAAAAAAATGATTGATACACATACTCATCTGTACGCAGAAGAATTTGATGAAGACAGGAAAGAGGCTATTCAAAGGGCGATAAATAAACGAATAACCGAATTTTATCTTCCCGCCATCGATTCAGAATCCCATGAAAAAATGCTTCAACTGGAAGCGGAATATCCGGGGCAAATTTTTTCCATGATGGGATTACATCCTTGTTACGTAAAACCTGAAACCTGGGAACAAGAACTGGAAATTGTGAAAAATTATCTTGATCAAAGAACTTTTCCGGCTATCGGAGAGATCGGGATTGATTTGTACTGGGACAAAACAACGCTGGATATTCAGGTAAAAGCTTTTGAGCAGCAGATCGACTGGGCCATTGAAAAAGACCTGCCGATTGTGATTCATACGCGTGAAAGTTTTGATGAAACATTTGAAGTGCTGGAAAGAAAGAAACACCCGAAACTGAGAGGAATTTTCCATTGTTTTTCAGGAAACTTCGAGCAGGCAAAGCATGCCATTGATCTCAATTTTATCCTCGGAATCGGTGGAGTAGTCACCTTTAAAAACGGGAAAATAGACCAGTTCCTGAATGAAATTCCTTTAGATAAAATCGTTCTCGAAACAGATTCTCCTTATCTTGCACCCGTTCCGTTCCGTGGAAAGAGAAATGAAAGCTCGTATCTTGATCTGGTTGCCGGAAAATTAGTAGATATTTATAAAGTTGATTTCTCAGAAATTGACAGAATAACAACAGAAAACGCAAGGAAATTATTTAAAAAATAATTTCAATCGCAACGGACTTTAGTTCGTCTCAAAAATAACATATAAAAAAGCCTTCCACTTCGGAAGGCTTTTTTATTATTTTTTTCTTGTAAAATTCTTATTTTTAGGCTTTTTGAAACCGACATTGGCAGATGCACTGTCAGGCTTCTTTTTGTTATTGTTTGACCTTGAATTGTTAGGTCTTGAAGATTTTGGCCTTTCTCCGCCCGCTGACATCGGCTTGTTGTTAGAATCCCTTTTTTGTACGACAAGATCATCAGTATGAAACGGATGGTCCTTGATAACAGGGATTTTTTTCCCGATGAGTTTCTCTGTGTTCTTCAGATTCAGCAGATCCAGTCCGTCTACGAAGGAGATAGAAGTTCCTTCTGCACCAGCTCTTCCCGTTCTTCCGATCCGGTGAACATAGGTTTCGGAAACATCGGAAAGCTCAAAATTAATCACGAATTTAAGCTCATCAATATCAATTCCTCTCGCAGCAATATCAGTCGCTACCAAAACCCTTGTTTTACCGGATTTGAAGTTGCTAAGTGCATTCTGACGTGCATTCTGCGACTTATTACCATGAATCGCTTCTGTCGTGATCTGGTCTTTCTGAAGTTTTCTCGCGATTTTGTCCGCACCGTGCTTTGTTCTTGAAAAAACAAGCACGGAATCCGAAATATCATTTTTCAGGATATGCGTTAAAAGGTTCAGCTTATTTTCTTTTTCGACATAATAAACCGATTGTTTAATCGTATCGGCGGTTGATGAAACAGGCGTTACTTCTACTTTTACTGGATTGTTCAAGATGGAATCAGCCAATTTCTGAATCTCTGCAGGCATGGTGGCGGAGAAAAATAAAGTCTGTCTTTTCTGAGGCAATAGTTTAATAATCCTCTTTACATCATGCACAAAGCCCATGTCGAGCATTCTGTCGGCTTCGTCCAGTACAAAAATCTCAAGGTTTTTTAAACTAATAATTCCCTGAGAAATAAAATCTAATAATCTTCCCGGTGTAGCCACAAGAATGTCAACTCCTTTTTTCAAAGCAGCTTCCTGATTTCCCTGCTTTACACCTCCGAAAATAACAAGATGCTTTAACGGTAAATATTTTCCGTATGCTTTGATGTTTTCTTCAATCTGTATAGCCAGCTCTCTTGTCGGCGTTAAAATTAAAGCCTTGATATGTTTATTCGGAAATTTATTTTGAGTAAGATTCTGAAGGATAGGAATGGCAAAAGCAGCCGTTTTTCCTGTTCCTGTCTGTGCGCAGCCCAGGAAATCTTTTCCTTTTGTAATTTCCGGAATCGATTTTTCCTGAATGGGGGTAGGGTTGGTATATCCTTGTTCCTGAATTGCTTTGGCAATAGGTTCTATTAAATTTAGATCTGTAAAATTCAAATGAATTGTTTTTTATAATTACAACAAAAATTCCTTCATCTTGAAGGAATTATATTTTGCAAAGGTAGTTTAAATATTTTTAACGTGATTAATTCACTTTCGTCCACTGTTGGTTTTTTCTAAGCCCTTCAAAAAACTGGTACAATTCAGAAAGCTTTTCACTTCCGTGTTTACCATAATCTTCCACATGTTTTGAAGTTCCGTCGGCAAATTTAACCCTCAGATGGGAAGAAGGAAGGTCGGTGACATTTTTTTCTCCGTAATTGTCATTCAGGTTTTTTACGTCCAATCCGTCAAGCATGGAGATCAATTTATTGTAATCCTCCTGCTTGATGGTTCCTTTAAAAGTTCCTTCACGTGGTTTTGAGAATTCATCTTTGGAAGGTCTGTCGCTGAAATTAAAATGTTCCGCTTCAAAAACAGCCGTTCTGTCTGCATTAATAGTCATTTTAAAAACCGGACAAAATCCGAAACAAGGTGTTGCTTCATATTCAATAACAGAATATTTTGAATTCATCTTCTGAGAATTACATGAAAATAAAAAGATAAAAGCGCACAGGCCAAGTAAATATTTCATAATTTCAATTTGGACTAAAATATTTCAATAATTGTTCCAAAAAACACGTGTTGAAAGGGGATAACATAAATTTAACAAAGGAAATACTCAGAGTATAAAATTTATGCAAATACGACCCGTTTAAATTATATTTAATACGTTTTATAGCTTTTCTTAATTTCAAAACTAAAATAAACTTTGTTTATTCTTAAAATTAGCATTAACATTAAGAATTTTAGTAAGTTAAATCGACTATGATTAAGAAATCAATATATTGATTTTTATTAAGTTTTTTTAAGCTATTGGAGCTTAATTTATTAATGGTAAAATTAATTTCAAATTTAAAAGGCTTATAATCAATCCAATAATTTAACTAAATTTAAATCATTTAAATTCATCGGAAAAAGCTGAACCCCGGGTTGATTCCCGAGGCTCTATATTTTTAATAATATTCTATTTGAAATAGTCTGATTACTTATCCATGAAGCTGCTTCCAGATGGCATCTTTAAGTTCCATAAGACCCTCTCCTGTAACGCCGGAAAAAAACAACGGCTGCTTGTTTTCTGGAAATTCCGCAGCGATTTCCTTTTTCAGCTCATCATCCAGAAGATCAGATTTTGAAACGGAAACGATGAAATCTTTATCCAGCAGTTCAGGATTATATTCCTTTAATTCATTTTCTAATATTTTAAACTCCTGGAAATGATCTTCAGAATCGGCTGGAATTAAAAATAACAAAATGGAATTTCTTTCAATATGTCTTAAGAACCGGTGTCCTAATCCTTTACCTTCCGCAGCACCTTCAATAATTCCCGGAATATCTGCCATTACAAAAGACTTGTAATTTCTGTAATCTACAATTCCTAAGTTTGGGGTTAATGTGGTGAAGGCATAGTCGGCAATCTTTGGCTTCGCCGCTGAAACGGATGAGAGCAACGTAGATTTTCCGGCATTTGGGAAACCTACCAGACCAACATCGGCAAGAATTTTAAGCTCAAACGTTACGTATCCTTCCTGGCCGTCCATTCCCGGCTGTGCAAATCTCGGCGTCTGGTTGGTAGATGATTTGAAATGTTCATTTCCTTTTCCGCCCATTCCGCCTTCCATCAGGATGATTTCCTGTCCGTCTTCCAAAATTTCCCCGATGATTTCGCCGTCTTCATTCTTCGCAATCGTCCCGATCGGGACTTCGATATATACATCAGCTCCGTAAGCTCCGGTCAGTTGGTTTTTTCCACCGTTCTCACCGCGTTCCGCTTTCACATGGCGCGTGTAACGAAGAGGAAGTAAAGTCCATTCATTGGCATTTCCTTTCATGATAACGTGGCCTCCACGACCACCGTCTCCGCCATCCGGTCCGCCTTTAGGAATATATTTTTCACGGCGAAGATGCGCAGAACCTGCTCCTCCGTGGCCGCTTTTACAATGAATCTTTACGTAATCTACAAAATTTGACATAATTTTAATTCAAGGTTTAATGTTGAAGGTTCAAAGTTTTAACCTTGAATTTGGAACTTTGAACCTTGAATCAAAAATTTTTATTTTTGAACCTTTTCTACTTCAGCAAAAAGTTTCTCAGAAATCTCGTCAATGTCTCCGACACCGTTAATTTCCACATATTTGCCCTGCTGTTTGTACAGTTCGGCTACTTCTGCTGTTTTTGCGTAGTATTCTTTTATTCTGTTTTCGATGATCTCTACATTGCTGTCGTCTGATCTTCCGCTTATTTCTCCTCTTTTAAGAAGTCTTTCCACCAAAATTTTATCTTCAACAACCAATGAAAGGCAAACGTCGATTTCATCATTCAGCTCTTCTTTTACGATTTTTTCCAGCGCTTCGGTCTGTACGGCAGTTCTTGGATAGCCATCAAAAATAAATCCTGTGGCATCGGTAGGCTTTCTGATCTCGTCAATCAGCATATCTGTTGTTACCTGATCCGGAACGAGCTCTCCTTTGTCGATGTAAGATTTTGCTAATTTCCCAAGTTCGGTATCGTTTTTCATATTGAATCTGAAAAGGTCACCTGTTGAGATCTGTTTTAAATTGAATTTCTTAATCAGGTTCTGAGCCTGAGTTCCTTTTCCACTTCCCGGAGGGCCGAACAGAACAATGTTTATCATAATGCGGTTTCGCTGCTGGCAATTGGCGGCTGGCTTCTTGCTTTTAGCATTTTTAAATTAATATTACTTTTTATTTAGATATAATTTTTAAAAGCTAATAGCCAAAAGCTAGAAGCTAATAGCAATTTAGTGGTTGATTTGTCCTTCTTCCAGTTGATACAGATTCGGTAAATTTCTTCCCAACTCATCGTAATCCAGTCCGTAGCCGAGAACAAACTTGTTCGGAATCTCCTTTCCGATATAATCCAGCCTGAAATCTTTTTTGTACACTTCCGGCTTTAATAAGAAAGAAGCGATTTTTACAGATTTCGGACGTTGTGTTTCATTAAAATATTTGAAAAGGCTTTCCACTGTATTTCCGGTATCTACAATGTCTTCCACTAAAATGATATGACGGTCTTTTACGTCTTTCGTCAGTTCCATTTTCTGGTAAACGATCCCTGTAGATTCTGTTCCGGCATAAGAGCTCATCTGAATAAAAGCGATCTCACAATCTCCCGGATAATGCTTCAGAAGGTCTGAGAAAAACATGATAACCCCGTTCAGCACTCCGATGAAAACAGGAACTTCATCCTTGTAGTCTTCATAAATTTTTAAAGCCGTAGCTTTTACAATTTCCTGAATTTCGGCGTCCTCTAAATAAGGAACAAAAGTTTTGTCGTGAACTTTAATACTTTCCATAAAAATTTTAGTAGGCTGCAAAGTTAAGGATTTTTGATGAAAGTTTTTAATGGGTGGAAAACTGATTGTTTATAGCGCGGAGATGTTGTGTAAACCTAACAGGTTTGTATGCGTCCGCTAAACCTTCAAGGTTTTTAAAACCTTGAAGGTTTATTGTTTGGTATTTTGATTATCCTCAACGAATAACCTATCATTTAGAACTCTGATGATCTTAATTTCCTTATTTTGATCAACCTTATAAATATAACAGAAGACTTTACCATCCAACAAAAAAAAATTTAGAAGAAAATAAAAATGAGCACGTGTACTGGTGCTCATTATTCGGTCAGGATAAAATTATTTGGTGTTTTTTTTAGTCCAGTCAATATAATAGTTGAAGACC
This region includes:
- a CDS encoding GSCFA domain-containing protein, whose translation is MKFRTEVDIKESEKKIRLEDKIFSIGSCFASEMSDLFSQGQLQSMNNPFGTVFNPFSISNAVKRLHDAEFYHEDELITFNDEFISLDHHTSFDTRYIHQTLNKINAQIEEGNTFLQESDWVIITYGSSFIYEFLPKKKLVANCHKIPQKFFEKRLLSHQEITDSIYNTILNLNDICKDDVQILFTVSPVRHTKDGMIENQLSKSKLITAVHEAIQQFENCYYLPVYEMVMDDLRDYRFYKEDMIHPNNQAVNYIFEKFGNAYFGDETKGFIKENFKINKALEHRTDDEKDPKYIEFKEKLNQKIEAQRQKVKHKIFPNA
- a CDS encoding DUF4269 domain-containing protein, with the translated sequence MPDFTTIEYLKSGNERQQKAYQLLSKYRFFEKLKAYSPILAGTIPIEIDIEGSDLDIICEVDVSFEEGFLDELMLSKCIPGNTDVRVNYPMIDGEKCIVLSFILEGFPIEIFGQNKPTIQQNAYLHMIAEYRILKEKGEDFKQKIIQLKQQGMKTEPAFGLLLGLDNPYEDLLKM
- a CDS encoding TatD family hydrolase is translated as MIDTHTHLYAEEFDEDRKEAIQRAINKRITEFYLPAIDSESHEKMLQLEAEYPGQIFSMMGLHPCYVKPETWEQELEIVKNYLDQRTFPAIGEIGIDLYWDKTTLDIQVKAFEQQIDWAIEKDLPIVIHTRESFDETFEVLERKKHPKLRGIFHCFSGNFEQAKHAIDLNFILGIGGVVTFKNGKIDQFLNEIPLDKIVLETDSPYLAPVPFRGKRNESSYLDLVAGKLVDIYKVDFSEIDRITTENARKLFKK
- a CDS encoding DEAD/DEAH box helicase, with the protein product MNFTDLNLIEPIAKAIQEQGYTNPTPIQEKSIPEITKGKDFLGCAQTGTGKTAAFAIPILQNLTQNKFPNKHIKALILTPTRELAIQIEENIKAYGKYLPLKHLVIFGGVKQGNQEAALKKGVDILVATPGRLLDFISQGIISLKNLEIFVLDEADRMLDMGFVHDVKRIIKLLPQKRQTLFFSATMPAEIQKLADSILNNPVKVEVTPVSSTADTIKQSVYYVEKENKLNLLTHILKNDISDSVLVFSRTKHGADKIARKLQKDQITTEAIHGNKSQNARQNALSNFKSGKTRVLVATDIAARGIDIDELKFVINFELSDVSETYVHRIGRTGRAGAEGTSISFVDGLDLLNLKNTEKLIGKKIPVIKDHPFHTDDLVVQKRDSNNKPMSAGGERPKSSRPNNSRSNNNKKKPDSASANVGFKKPKNKNFTRKK
- a CDS encoding DUF6438 domain-containing protein → MKYLLGLCAFIFLFSCNSQKMNSKYSVIEYEATPCFGFCPVFKMTINADRTAVFEAEHFNFSDRPSKDEFSKPREGTFKGTIKQEDYNKLISMLDGLDVKNLNDNYGEKNVTDLPSSHLRVKFADGTSKHVEDYGKHGSEKLSELYQFFEGLRKNQQWTKVN
- the obgE gene encoding GTPase ObgE, producing the protein MSNFVDYVKIHCKSGHGGAGSAHLRREKYIPKGGPDGGDGGRGGHVIMKGNANEWTLLPLRYTRHVKAERGENGGKNQLTGAYGADVYIEVPIGTIAKNEDGEIIGEILEDGQEIILMEGGMGGKGNEHFKSSTNQTPRFAQPGMDGQEGYVTFELKILADVGLVGFPNAGKSTLLSSVSAAKPKIADYAFTTLTPNLGIVDYRNYKSFVMADIPGIIEGAAEGKGLGHRFLRHIERNSILLFLIPADSEDHFQEFKILENELKEYNPELLDKDFIVSVSKSDLLDDELKKEIAAEFPENKQPLFFSGVTGEGLMELKDAIWKQLHG
- a CDS encoding adenylate kinase produces the protein MINIVLFGPPGSGKGTQAQNLIKKFNLKQISTGDLFRFNMKNDTELGKLAKSYIDKGELVPDQVTTDMLIDEIRKPTDATGFIFDGYPRTAVQTEALEKIVKEELNDEIDVCLSLVVEDKILVERLLKRGEISGRSDDSNVEIIENRIKEYYAKTAEVAELYKQQGKYVEINGVGDIDEISEKLFAEVEKVQK
- a CDS encoding phosphoribosyltransferase, with amino-acid sequence MESIKVHDKTFVPYLEDAEIQEIVKATALKIYEDYKDEVPVFIGVLNGVIMFFSDLLKHYPGDCEIAFIQMSSYAGTESTGIVYQKMELTKDVKDRHIILVEDIVDTGNTVESLFKYFNETQRPKSVKIASFLLKPEVYKKDFRLDYIGKEIPNKFVLGYGLDYDELGRNLPNLYQLEEGQINH